The following proteins are encoded in a genomic region of Desulfosporosinus youngiae DSM 17734:
- a CDS encoding DegT/DnrJ/EryC1/StrS family aminotransferase, whose protein sequence is MIPLSRPDITEREKQAVLAVLDSNFLSLGPKLREFEEKMAAYSGTEYAIACNSGTSGLHMIIAGLGIKDGDEVITTPFSFISSSNCMLFERAKPVFIDIDENTYNMDTSQIESKITEKTKAILPVHIFGQPVNMTDIRQISLKYGLHIIEDSCEAIGAEWNGKKAGTMSEAGVFAFYPNKQMTTGEGGIVVTNNKNLAKLCYSLRNQGRGIDTQWLNHVRLGYNYRMNDISCALGIAQLERIDEILAARQRVADAYMERFKEVEGVILPTVDERVKMSWFVFVIRFESWIDRNVVMETLLGRGIGCRPYFTEIHLQPFYREMFGYKEGDFPITERVASGTLAIPFFNSITEEQVDIVVDEVKRAIRYASIADRETRLKKLWEDVI, encoded by the coding sequence ATGATTCCGTTGTCAAGACCGGATATCACAGAGAGAGAAAAGCAAGCAGTACTAGCTGTCTTAGATTCAAATTTCTTGAGCTTAGGGCCTAAATTAAGAGAATTTGAGGAGAAAATGGCGGCTTATTCAGGAACGGAGTATGCCATAGCATGCAATAGTGGGACTAGTGGTTTACATATGATTATAGCTGGGTTAGGAATAAAAGATGGCGATGAAGTTATTACTACACCATTCAGTTTTATTTCCTCAAGTAATTGCATGTTGTTTGAACGTGCGAAACCAGTGTTTATCGATATTGATGAAAATACCTATAACATGGATACATCCCAAATCGAATCAAAGATCACGGAGAAAACAAAAGCGATTTTGCCGGTCCATATTTTTGGACAACCTGTGAACATGACTGACATCAGACAGATATCTCTAAAATATGGCTTGCATATTATCGAAGATTCCTGTGAGGCGATTGGGGCTGAGTGGAATGGTAAGAAAGCTGGAACAATGTCTGAGGCCGGTGTCTTTGCCTTTTATCCGAATAAGCAAATGACTACAGGTGAGGGTGGAATCGTTGTTACAAACAACAAAAACCTTGCGAAGTTATGTTATAGTCTACGGAATCAAGGACGTGGAATTGATACTCAGTGGCTTAATCATGTTCGGTTAGGCTACAACTATCGAATGAATGATATTAGTTGCGCACTTGGTATTGCACAATTAGAGCGTATTGATGAGATTCTCGCTGCTCGTCAACGCGTTGCAGACGCATATATGGAAAGATTTAAAGAGGTTGAAGGGGTTATTCTTCCGACAGTTGACGAGAGAGTAAAAATGAGTTGGTTTGTGTTCGTAATACGATTTGAATCATGGATTGATCGGAATGTCGTTATGGAAACACTCTTAGGTCGGGGAATTGGATGCAGGCCTTATTTTACGGAGATTCATCTTCAGCCTTTTTATCGGGAAATGTTTGGCTATAAGGAGGGGGATTTTCCGATTACAGAACGCGTTGCGAGCGGCACTTTAGCTATTCCATTCTTTAATAGTATTACCGAGGAACAAGTCGATATCGTCGTGGATGAGGTAAAGCGAGCTATTCGATATGCATCTATTGCGGATCGTGAAACGCGGCTGAAGAAATTGTGGGAAGATGTGATCTAG